AGACTCATCACTTCCATTCCCCGTCTCCCAATCACCTTCTTCATCAGTAACATCGACATGTGGTTCTTCTCTGATTTCAAAAGGGTGGCTACTCCTCTTCCCATGTCGAATGCCTTCTTGCAATACAATATTCACATCCACAAGATCTACATCATTTGTCATGTCATTATCAGTATCATTCAATTTAGAACCATCATCCTCATTTGCATCTTCAACTAGCATATCTtccatatatattgattgagCTCCCATAGCAGGAGCAGGAGCATTCTCCTCTATCTCTAAAACTTCCATAAACCCCATGTCATTCAAATGCGAGTTTACATACTCAAAGTCCTCTTGGACATCAACTGAAGACACATCTCTATTTGCATCTCTCACAGCCTCCCCTGCATCTCTAATACCCTCCTGAGCATCTCCTGCATCTTCCACAGCCTCCTTTGTGGACAAAAACCAAAACCCAATCATTTAAATGTTTAACAAGGGctagaaaagcaaaaaaaccTTAGACATTCTAAACATAACAATTGCGATCCCAGTTGACCACTCAATATCGACCAGATAAGTTTTCTATGCTCCATCAATGGTCGCCAATAGTAATTTATCACCAGCAACACCAGATAATCCAAGCTTACACACCTTGGCATGTCCTTTTGACTTCACCCAAAACCTAAAATCTAAACCACAAACATCATCGACAAGGTAGGCTAATAGATTACTTATCATACATGGGAGCAGGGTCCAAGGAGCTTAAATCGTGGGGCATTGTAGACAAACCAAAACATTGCATGTGCTCTGACTCCTCTCACCGACTGCAACGAAACCCTAGCCTGATTGCAAGTAGAAGGAgagaaaattgagaaacaaCCACTGTCATCGTCTCCTCTCAACCCTCTGTCTTGTTTTCTCTTTCAAGTTTtgctttttgtcttttttttttttttttcagcttttGGATTATTTCCTACCTTAGGAACTCGCGTTTTAAGTTTTGAGCCACGTATGATACGACTTGCCACGTTAGGTACCACGTCAGAAAGTCTTCATGGCGTCGGCGGAAATTGACGGAgtggacttgattgaaacaatttgatacattttgtacaaaaattgttacaaaaaaaaatttgtaccaTCTGCGTTaaacttaaaaaattttgTATCACCCAAGTAATATTCCCTTAAAGGAGGAGGGGAAAGTTGGGCTGGAACCAAGGGAATGAAGCAGCAGCAGTTCGGGTCGGGCTAGACTGGATTGGATTTGCTCAGGATCGGGGCAGCGGTCTGGGTCGAACTGGTCGGGCTCGGGGGTTGGACAGTGTCAGGGAAAGCAAGGTTATGGATCGTGCCAGTAGTATGCATAGGAAGGTCAGCGATCTAGGTCGAACTAGAGGAGCAACTGTTGGGCTCTAAATAGGTACCCAGCAGACTTTGTTAAAGGAAAGAAGCCCGCAACTGGGAGAGGACCCAATCAGCAATTCGGACCGGGAAGACAAGCCATAGCCTGGGCCGAATCAGCAACAGCAGCATAGCGGCCCAATGCGCGCCAATGTTGTCCAAGAAAATTCGGCGACCAGTAGCTCCCAGCTTGGACAACAGGAAGCATTGCTCGAAGCTCAATTTCAGAAATTGTTTGGCATGTTGGCAGGAAAAGATTATGATCCTACTCGTCTTACTGGTAacgattttatttatattgattCAGAGTGGATATTAGACACCGGAGCATCAAGACACATGACGGGTTGTCTTGACTATTTTACTGAATCCTCGTCCATTAAAGGTGATGCACTGGTATACATTCCAAACAAAGGAAAACTGCAGGCTGCTCGACTTGGAAAAGTGAAGATTGTGAATTCTCTGGAATTATCTGATATGTAATTTATGCCCAgttttaattgcaatttgatATCCATTGCCCAATTGTCTGTGGATATGGATTGCAAAGtaattttttgcttaaatTTATGTGTGATTCAGGATTGCACTTTGAGAAAGATACTTAGAGTGGGTAAGCTACGGGGGGTGTCAACTATTTGAGACGCGTGGCAATTGCATTGGTGGCGTGTTCAGCGGTTAGCAGTGGACCCCAAGACATCTGGCATCGAAGGATAGGTCATCCCTCTCGCAGTATTAAATCAGTGGGATTAATCTCGAAATTAATCAGTGGAATAAGGAGTGTGATGTATGCTTGAGAGCGAAGCAAACACgctccccatttttttttgagtttgaATAAAGCTGATTTCCCGTTCTAGTTAATACATTGTGATTTGTGGGGACCTTACAAAGTTAAATCAACTTTTGGGGGCAATTATTTTTGACAATTGTGGATGATTTCATTGGGGGTGTGTTTGGCTTTATTTAATGCACGATAAATCTGAGATAACtcaatttcttattaatttctGCAATCTCATCAAGAACCAATTTGATCGAACGATTAAGGTTATTAGAAGTGTTAATGGAACAGATTTTTTATCACGTGAGTTGCAGGAATATTTCTTGGCAAATGGCATTGAGCATCAGACGTCCTGTGTTGACACGCCGCAATAAAATGGTCGTGTAGAGGAAGCACATGCACATTTTAATCGTGGCCTGGCACTCATGATTCAAGCTTCTCTTCCCATGAAATTTTGAGGAGAATGTGTACCAATAGCAATGCATCTGATCAATATGACGCCCACACCATTACTAGATAACAGTTGCCTCTACGAGGTACTATTTCAAAGGCTGCCTAATTACACTAATTTGAAGGTCTTTGGTTAGTTGTGTTATGCTCGTAATCATCCGCGAATCAAAGTAAGTTTGTTGAAAGATCTAGGTGATGTGTTTTTATTGGCTACCTGCACGGGAAAAAGGACCGGCGTCTCTATGATCTTAATTCATGGGAAATTTTTGTTTCACGGGATGTTCATTACTGCGAAGACGCACTTCCATTTGCAGCTAATAAAGAGGTTGAGCCGAGTAAATCAACGGATAGTACTCCATTATATGTCGATATAGGAGCATCTGGTGAGGGCCTGGAAGTGGAAGGGCGTCTGGGCAGGTTTCGGGAAGGCCCAATGAGTCGGGCCACCATTATGGGACCGGGCCGAGGAGAGGAGACAGGCCTGGAAGGATATCTGCGCCGATTTCAGCAAAGCCCAATGAGTCGGGCCAATACTGGGAGCAGCGGGCTGAAAGGGGGAGCGGGCGACAGCATGCCGACTCTCATCCCGGTCCGAAACTGCCTGAGCAGTCCGGTTCAGAATAACATGGGCAGACTACGGTGGAATTGATTGATACAGAGGAAGGGGTAGGCAGAGAGGAAGATAAGCATGATTTGGAAGACATTATTTTGCGGCGATCTGAGCGAATTTGAAAAGCACCGGGTCATTACATAGATTTTATATTCCACACGGCAACAACACAAGCCCCCACTTCATACATGCCATACATTATTgacatttgaaaaaaaaaaaacccaaattacCTCACTAGAACAAAGGAAATAATGCATGGGCAACACGGGGTCGTTACACAAGTCACTTGGAAAAAGGGAAGAAGGAGAATTAGATGGGGGGAAGGCAGGAGGAATATATCACAAGGGCATTAATCCCACCACATTTCTCAATGCGAAAATGACTGCCCCAGATACCGATGGTTCAGTGGGCTGCACCTTCGTTGCATTTTGAATATGAATCTGCTCTCAAGGTTGGCCGCATTGGATTCAGTGATCATGAAACCTGACAGAAATAAAAAGAGTTGGCACTTGCCAATAAGATAAGAGCATGAAGATAAAATATGCTTTGAATGTGTTCATATAAAAGTAATCAGAACAGATGGTTTCCTATCCATTGCAGCACGACGACAAGCTGAGAGAAACTCACCTTAATTAGAAACGCAGCATTTCCATTGTTTTTTCTGCAATATGTATTCTGATTATCCAGATTTCTCTCGACATCTTTCACTAGATCCTCAAGCACGTTTGTCAGTGTGAGTTCCTTCAACATGCCCAAGTGCTTCACCCTGGGGAATTTTTTCATCATTGGACATTCCCGAATTTCCATTTCGTGAAGGTTGGACATGTCTCCTGATTCCACAATCACTTCCTCAAGATTTTTCAGTTTCCACAGTTTCAGGATACGCAGTTCAGGAAAACCAGTGCATCTCATTTTTGATCCAGTGTAGGATTCAGCAAAAAGCCTAAGCACGGCTAGTTTAGGAAGTGCACGTCCCAAAAGTCCCATGGAATCCTCATCTAGACAAGACTTTGACAGGGTAAGTTGCCTGATGCTGCTGGAAAGTACCACTACCAGTTCACCGGCATGCTGGGGCTGTCGGGTGGGGTCGATCCCTAACTGCATGTCGGGTTGGTTTCCAAGCTGTTCTGCGGGCTGAGCTACTGGTTCGACTTCAGGTTGGAGTCCTGGAAACCCAGATTGAACCTGTTCTGCGGGCCCAATTTCTGGCACAGTTTCTGGTTGATTTCCTGGAATGGCATGCAGGGGCGATCCAGTGAGCTCAAGCTCTGACTGCACGTCAGGCTGGTTTCCTGGAAGGGCAAGCTGTTCTGCAGGTTCTGTTGACACGATTTCTGGTGGGTGAACTGCCCCTACCACTTCCAGTCCAATGGCATGCTGGGTTGGTCTGACGAGGTCGATCCCTGTCTGCACGTCAGGTTGGTTTCCAGGAAGGGCAAGCTGCTGTGCAGGCCGAGCAACTGATATGACTTCAGGTTGGCGTCCTGGAGTCCCAGATTGGACCTGTTCTGCTGGTCCAATTTCTGGCGCGATTTCAAGTTGGTTTCCTGGAACAGCATGCTGGCGTGATCCAGCAAGCTCAATATCTGATTGCATGTCAGGCTGGTTTCCTGGAAAGGCAAGCTGTTCTGCTGGCTTGGCTGCTGACTCGACTTCAGGCGGGTAAACTGCAGGTTGATTCTGTGCTGCTGCAGGTTGGTCCGCTAGAGTTGCAGTCTCCGGTTCACTTAATCTTAACTTCGTGAGCAAATATAATTTCTGCAGATTCAAGTGGGATGACAAGTTCAACTCTTCACGACAATCATATGGATCAGAAGGATCAGTCGACGACAACCTTAGAGATCGAAGGAGTGTGTTTTGGGAAACAAGGGCCGCTGCACCTCCAACTGAAGTTGGATGGTATCTCAGTTTTAGTTTCTCAAGTTTGTTCATTCTCTCGAGACCACTAGGTGAAGATCTCCCTTCACCTATACACAACCCGGTCAAGGTCTGAAGATTTGAGGATATTTTTTTGTGACATGAGGAATCAATTTGAACCTCTTTCATATAAGGATGATGAAGCTTGCCTGAGTTGTAAATAGGGCTGGGAATAGAGATTACATCGGTGTTCTTCAGGCCTAGAGTCTCCAGGTTCGGCAGTTCACTTATAGACCTCGGCAGTGAATCTATCAGAGTCGATCTTAGCCCTAAGAGCCTCAGAAGTGTCAGTTTTCCCATAGAGTCGGGCAACTGTGGCTTGTAGACCCCCTCCAAATCGAGAACCTTCAACAATGCGAACCGACTCAGAATCATGGAGTCTAACACTCCTATTTCTTTGGTGGTTTTACCCCTAGCTTTCAAGCTGAGACATATGTAAGATCGAAGGTCGTCTTGCAGTTGTTGATCATTTGTGTGCGAGGCTGAGGCATTGTCTTGGTATTTCACGAACCTGACCAGATGTTGGTGGTCATCTTCATGCTGACAGACAGTAAGGAGGTTCTTTGAAGTCTCGTTGAAGTTGTCAAGCATGAAGAGTGGTACCCGGCAAGTTTTAGGGCTTCCATCTGGCTTCCATTTTATTACCTCGATTAACTTTGCTCTAAACAGTTTGTTAAAGCATATTCTGGCCAGATCTTCCGGTTCtttgtggggggggggggggggggtgtgtTGATCATCCTGAACCACCTTTTTGCAATCCAAGAAACCCTCGGAAACCCATAAGCACAAAGCCCTGCGCACTGAGATCTCGAATCCTCTGGGAAATAGGAACATGTAAAGTAAACAGGCCTTAAGTTGGAGGGACAATCTGGGGCAACACCAAAACAAGGTTTCAATTGAAGAGTTAGAGCTTCCTGGAGATGTAGAATTAGAGCACAATGCTGCCCGAAGTGAAACTTCCCGAGGAAGTGGTCCGAGATCGAATGTTTTAGCCCACAGAGTCGTAGATGGATCCACCTCCCCAGTGTTGATGAGAATTCTGTTTCCACCTGTCCCGTGTAAGTACCTCGTTAGCGCTTTCCAAGCATTGTCCCTGGCCTTGACATCATCCATGATGATGAGATAATGGCCAGGTCCGCTCAGTAGTTTGGTGAGCTCCTCACCCAAtagttcttcttcttcttttgcaCTATTTGTGAAGTCCAGCTTCAGCCCTGAGGGGCTCAACTGCACCAATAGGTCACGCAAGACCtcattttttatgaaattagcTGGTACAGACACCCATGCTCGGCGGTCGAAATGGTGCTTGATCCGCACGTGTTCATAAACAGCACGCACAACCATTGTCCTGCCAGAGCCTCCTTGGCCACACACAACGAGCTGCTGGTAGTTGTCCTGAGCATCATTCCGTTGTTGCCTCCAACCAACTCCTCAACCAGTCTGTTCCTGTCAAAAATCTGGCGTGGAAGAAGCCGGTTTTGGATCTCCCAGTCCCAGCGGCAGATTTCACTGATACCCTCTTCTAAATCCAAGGAAGACATGGGGAAATCCACGAAGCCGTCGATCCAGTGGTCCTCACCATTCGCAGAACAGTGGACCAAATGACACCTAAGAGCAAAACTCTTCTCCTTTCTTCCCCCAAGCAAGCCGTCAACTTCTTTATCTATCCTGCATAGACTTGGTGAATAACGAATTTGCACGTCGTCTCAGCCAAGTTCTCTGCGGAGCTTGCCAAGGACCCCATCCCTTTCTCGGTCGTGCAGATCCAGCGCTTTCGTGCAAAGCAGAAAGGTACGAACCTTGTCACATTGAGAAGCATGTAGTTGAGTTGCCATGTATCAATTCCGCATCAGTTTTTGCAGCAGATGGGCGACGGGAAACTGAGTTACAGTACAAGTTTGGGATTGGGAAGGGGAAAAGGATGACCAATTCAGACAGCAGCTGGTCTTATTACaagaatttaaataaaaaatctaaataaaagaGCACGGGGTATCACTGATGAGGATTGAAGTCGAGACCTCATGGTTTTGGATGGTGACTGTCACTGCATCAAATTCCCTTCCTCATTATTATGTGTTTTTAAATAAAGAGTCAATGACACAAATAGATATGTGATTTGCTCATTGTCCCACATCTAGCATGtgttttatataattacaCAAACATGGATCGGGTCTGAATTTTGTCACAGATCTAGCATGCCCGTCCAATTCCATCAAAAATATCCATTAATGCTTATGTGGCTGTTACTGTACCACGTAAGTAATGAAGCCACTATCTGAATGACACATGTCAGGTCGGACCCATACAAATTTTCAAGAACGCCCAAATCTTTTTCATCTTTCGAAATTGGCCCATTCCACCCACAGTACCCACTTACTCTCTATTCCTCTAagatttctttcctttatCTTCCTACTCCTCTCCGGAGAAGCCTCAACTCCGACTTTGGCTTCCAACGAGGTGCCCTATTTCGATCGTCGATGTCCCTCGCGGCCGGCTCTCTCCCTCGCATCTGTCGATCTCTTGTAGGCATCCCCTTTAGCAGCTTACTCTGCCATTGAAATCCCCCAAGAGCTTCCCTCGGTAGAGCCTCACAGTTCGCAGAATTTCATCGGACTAACTCCGATTTCGAAAACCTCATTACTCGACATCCAATTTATCCTTCGCTTCGTCGAATGGGGAGAGGCACCATGAGGAGCGTCGATTCTTCTAGAGGGAGAATCGAGCTTCAAGTTGGAGGTCCTCAGTGGAGGCCCAAGACTTGAACATCCCGTTTGGATTGAAAGTTTTTGACTTTGATTGAGAAAAATGACATAAATAAATGTTACCGTTGTGGAGCCCACCATCTCTGCTCTCCCCTTCTCTCCCCGTGACTTTGATCAGTCTTCCAGGTAGAAACAGAACAGGCCCCCCTCCCAACCTTCTTCTCCCCCTGCGACAGAACGCCGgcccccttcttcttcctcctctacTCGACATCGTTGAAGATTTTCTTTGCGAATCTGTCCGTCATTTGCCTCCTAGTGGTTGTCCTCTGCG
This Punica granatum isolate Tunisia-2019 unplaced genomic scaffold, ASM765513v2 Contig00383, whole genome shotgun sequence DNA region includes the following protein-coding sequences:
- the LOC116190212 gene encoding uncharacterized protein LOC116190212, with protein sequence MTLVTEITFNIDVEVASELRRLLRRVRTGRGTTKFVRLLSDALPTECFRGRASGFTRSQRTTTRRQMTDRFAKKIFNDVEIDKEVDGLLGGRKEKSFALRCHLVHCSANGEDHWIDGFVDFPMSSLDLEEGISEICRWDWEIQNRLLPRQIFDRNRLVEELVGGNNGMMLRTTTSSSLCVAKEALAGQWLCLSPSGLKLDFTNSAKEEEELLGEELTKLLSGPGHYLIIMDDVKARDNAWKALTRLSLQLKACLLYMFLFPRGFEISVRRALCLWVSEGFLDCKKPDGSPKTCRVPLFMLDNFNETSKNLLTVCQHEDDHQHLVRFVKYQDNASASHTNDQQLQDDLRSYICLSLKARGKTTKEIGVLDSMILSRFALLKVLDLEGVYKPQLPDSMGKLTLLRLLGLRSTLIDSLPRSISELPNLETLGLKNTDVISIPSPIYNSGKLHHPYMKEVQIDSSCHKKISSNLQTLTGLCIGEGRSSPSGLERMNKLEKLKLRYHPTSVGGAAALVSQNTLLRSLRLSSTDPSDPYDCREELNLSSHLNLQKLYLLTKLRLSEPETATLADQPAAAQNQPAVYPPEVESAAKPAEQLAFPGNQPDMQSDIELAGSRQHAVPGNQLEIAPEIGPAEQVQSGTPGRQPEVISVARPAQQLALPGNQPDVQTGIDLVRPTQHAIGLEVVGAVHPPEIVSTEPAEQLALPGNQPDVQSELELTGSPLHAIPGNQPETVPEIGPAEQVQSGFPGLQPEVEPVAQPAEQLGNQPDMQLGIDPTRQPQHAGELVVVLSSSIRQLTLSKSCLDEDSMGLLGRALPKLAVLRLFAESYTGSKMRCTGFPELRILKLWKLKNLEEVIVESGDMSNLHEMEIRECPMMKKFPRVKHLGMLKELTLTNVLEDLVKDVERNLDNQNTYCRKNNGNAAFLIKVS